The Sulfurospirillum deleyianum DSM 6946 nucleotide sequence TTGAGCGCACCACTGATGGCTTCTGAGTGCTGATTGGGGGCTTTTCGCTCACTCCAATCTTTGAGTGGTAAAAAGGTGGTTGCCGCATTGGTTTTTGCCGCACCGCTTAAAAGGTCAAAGCCTGAAATAGAGATGTTATAAGCAATTTCTGGCATTTGATTGGTAATGTCACTCACCTGCGCACTGACCGCTTGCGTACGGTGCAAGGAAGAAGCAGGAGGCAGAGCTGTCACCGCAATCAAATAGCCTTTATCTTCCATAGGCACAAGAGAACTTGGCACTTTTTGAAAGAGTCCATAGGTCATTCCCATCAGCACTGCAAAAACAATCACACTAATCACACTATGACGTACCACTAAACTAACACCACTCGTGAACCAGTTGGTTGAGGCATCAAAAAATTCATTAAATTTTCTAACAAACCAAAACGGTTTTGGCTCTTTTTTGCTCAGAAAAATCGCACACAAAGCAGGAGTTAATGTCAATGCGACCATACCTGAGATAATCACGGAAATAACAATGGTAATAGCGAATTGTTGGTACATTTGCCCCGTAAACCCACCCATAAACGATACAGGAATAAAGACCGCACACAAAACAAGCACAATCGCCACAACAGGACCTGTAACCTCTTGCATCGCCTTAATGGTAGCCTCTTTTACACTTATCTCTTTTTCAGAGTGTAAAATCCGCTCCACGTTTTCAATGACGATAATCGCGTCATCCACAACAATACCAATGGCTAAAACCAACCCAAAGAGCGTCAGAAGGTTAATGGAATAGCCTAAAGCATACATTCCCGCAAACGTTCCGATGATGGAAACAGGAATCGCCAAAACAGGAATAATCGTTGCACGCATATTTTGCAAGAAAAGATAGACAATCGCAATAACGAGCAAAAGCGCTTCCACAAACGTTTTTACGACTTCATTGACTGAAATTTGGATAAATTTAGTCGTATCATAAGGTGTTCGATACTCCATATTTTCAGGAAAAGACTTCGATAATCTCTCCATCGCCTCATCCACTCGCTTAGCGGTATCAAGCGCATTCGCACCTGATTGCAAATAGATACCAATAGGTACCATCGTTTGCCCATTTAAAGTAGATGTCACATCGTAGGATTCAGCACCCAATTCCAAACGTGCTACATCTTTTAAGCGAAGGGTTGAGCCATCTTTGTTTGATTTTAAAATAATTTTCTCAAACTCTTCCACTTTGTCAAAACGTCCTTGCGTGGTCACGGTAAACGTATACGCTTGAGAGGTTTTAGAAGGTGATTGGTTAAAACGACCCGTTGCGAACTGCGCATTTTGCTCGGAGATGGCATTGATGACATCGGTGGGTGTGAGATTGTATTTTGCCAGCTGGTCAGGTTTCATCCAAACACGCATGGAGTAGTTTTGATTGCCAAACAAAGAAGCATTACCCACGCCCTCAACCCTTTTAAGCTCATCAATGACGTTAATGAGCGCATAGTTAGCCATGTAAATTTCATCATAACTGTTATTGGGTGAGATAATCGAGATAACTTTTAAAATGGTCGAAGACTGCTTGGTGACCGTCACACCTTGCGCTTGAACTTCGCTTGGAAGCTTGTTAAGGGCGGCTTGGACACGGTTATTGACGTTAATGGTCGCTTGATCAGGATCAGTTCCAATTTTAAAGTAAACATTAATGCTTAATGAGCCTGTTGAAGAAGCCGTTGAAGACATATAAATCATATCTTCCACACCATTAATTTGCTGCTCTAGTGGGGCTGCTACGGTTTTAGAGATGGTCTCCGCACTCGCACCCGCATAAGTTGCCTCAACGCTTACTTGCGGAGGGGTTACCTCAGGATACTCCTCAATGGGCAACGCCCGAATACTCATCAAACCCGCAATAATCACAACTATCGAAAGGACGGTTGCAAAAATAGGTCTGTTGATAAAGAATTTTGAAAACATACCTTATTCCTTTGCTTCTGCAACCACAATGGCAGAACCTGGACGAAGCTTAGTGAGGTTATTGGTAATCACGACATCGTTTACATGTAAACCATTTTCAATGATGTAAGCATCATTGTGTACCGTTCCAGCTTTAACAGGAACTTTAGCTGCTTTACCCTCTTTAGCGACATAAACGTATGAACCTGTGGCATCTTGAAGCAGTGCTTTTTGAGGAATACTCAGTGCATCTTTATAAATCAATCCACCGACATTCACACGTACAAAAAGTCCGGGAATCAAACTGTGATTAGGGTTGGCAAAGGTAGCTCTAGCTTTAATGGTTGATGTTTGCTCATCGACATAACTGTCTAAAAAGTCTAAGGTTCCTACTTTGTCATAAACACTGCCATCAGGCGTGCTAATCTGTACAGGCAACTTCGCCTTAGCAATGCTATTCCACTGAGCTTCATTCATCGTATATCGTTTTTTCAAAAGTTCAATGTCAGGTAAAGAAAACTCAACATAAATAGGATCCATTTGGGTAATAGTGGTTAGATTGAGATTTTCACTGCTTGAGCCTACATAGCTTCCAATATCTTGAGTATTCAGACTGGTTAAACCTGAAATTGGCGCTTTGACCGCGGTATAGCCTAAATCAATCTGTGCTTTTTTCAACGTCGCTTGTGAAGCTTTTAAAGAAGCCTGAGCTGATTCATACGCAGAAAGTGCGCTATCTCGCTCTTTTTTGCTGATGGCATCTTGTTCAAATAAGACTTTGATTCTATCCCAATCTCGGGTGGCTTGTTTCAAGGTCGCCTCTTTCACACCGACATCCGCAAGAGCTTCTTGTACGAGAGCTTCGTAACGGTTAGAATCTATCTGATACAAACTCTCCCCCGCTTTGACAAAGCTTCCCTCTACAAAAGATTTCTTCTCCAAAATACCACTCACACGGGCAACTACATTGACCTGTTGCATGCTTTTTACTTTAGCAGGATACTCTAAACTCACAGGGATATTCTCTGCTTTAACCGTGTAAGTCGTTACATGTAAAGGAGGCATCGCATGCATCCCACCTGCGTGTGCATCTTTTTTTTCACCACTGCACCCTACTAAAACAAAAGCCCCTAAACCAAGAGCTATTGCGTAGTGTAACACTTCTTTTTTATTCATCTATTTGCTCCATTTAAATTGTGTAATGTACATTACATTACATTTTTTGGGCGAATTATAATCCCAAAATGTAAATAAGTCAAGCATTTACGACTCTTTTGATACGCCAATCCCACGACAAAAAATGGTAACAATCTGTTTTAACGCCTTCATACGAAGCGCTTCAGAAACATCCGTTTCCACACCTAAAATACGGGGAAACATAAAAGGCTCTTCGAGTGAGCTTAAAAATTGATGCGCACACAGCATTGTATCTTCTACCTCGATTCTTCCACACTCTTTTTCATGCTCTAAATATTCAGCGACCATCGTAACCGGACGCATCATAACATGTAAAAATTTTTCATTGATGGATTTTGTCTCTTCAAGATAGCCTAACGAAGCCGCTAATCGATTAAATAAAATAGCATCATCTTCCACTAAGATATCCAAATAGGATGTACCAATCATCATTAAAAACGCTTCCAAACGCCCTTCATAATTCGCACTTTGTCTGCCCCACTCACCAAAAAGCTCTTCCGATTTTTGCTCTAATACATAAATGAGCAGTTGCGATTTGTTACCAAAATGCTTATACAGAGTCGATAAAGAGCCACCGGATTCTTTGACAATATCATTCATACTGACATTTTCATAGCCTTTATCTAAAAAAAGCCTATGCGCTACATCAACAATTTTTGCACACCTCGACTCAGCCTTGCCACTCAAGTGTTTAAAAAAGCTACTGATGCAACAGGTATGGTCTTTCATAGCCATGCACCTCCTACAATTTTTTTGTCATTATACAACAAATC carries:
- a CDS encoding efflux RND transporter permease subunit, yielding MFSKFFINRPIFATVLSIVVIIAGLMSIRALPIEEYPEVTPPQVSVEATYAGASAETISKTVAAPLEQQINGVEDMIYMSSTASSTGSLSINVYFKIGTDPDQATINVNNRVQAALNKLPSEVQAQGVTVTKQSSTILKVISIISPNNSYDEIYMANYALINVIDELKRVEGVGNASLFGNQNYSMRVWMKPDQLAKYNLTPTDVINAISEQNAQFATGRFNQSPSKTSQAYTFTVTTQGRFDKVEEFEKIILKSNKDGSTLRLKDVARLELGAESYDVTSTLNGQTMVPIGIYLQSGANALDTAKRVDEAMERLSKSFPENMEYRTPYDTTKFIQISVNEVVKTFVEALLLVIAIVYLFLQNMRATIIPVLAIPVSIIGTFAGMYALGYSINLLTLFGLVLAIGIVVDDAIIVIENVERILHSEKEISVKEATIKAMQEVTGPVVAIVLVLCAVFIPVSFMGGFTGQMYQQFAITIVISVIISGMVALTLTPALCAIFLSKKEPKPFWFVRKFNEFFDASTNWFTSGVSLVVRHSVISVIVFAVLMGMTYGLFQKVPSSLVPMEDKGYLIAVTALPPASSLHRTQAVSAQVSDITNQMPEIAYNISISGFDLLSGAAKTNAATTFLPLKDWSERKAPNQHSEAISGALNGALFGVSDATIFALNPPPIMGLSISGGFEMYLQDRTGGSLEALGDIADQIVAKANQRPELARVRNSLNMKIPQYKVNLDREKAKALGVSIDDAFKTMQATFGAYYVNDFNLFGRTYQVNVQSEADFREKPEDLKHVFVKSSTGKLIPLSSLVSYERSVGGDVIERFNVFAAAKIEGEPKPGYTSGDALKAIEEVVKEVAPEGYATAWAGTSYQEKAMSGSGSQAFIFGIIFIFLILAAQYERWLMPLAVVTAVPFAVFGAIMAVYLRGLSNDIYFQIGLLVLIGLSAKNAILIVEFAMQAQERGKSIFDATLEAARLRFRPIVMTSLAFTIGVLPLALSSGAGAGSRHAIGTGVIGGMIAATTIAIFFIPLFYNALARLNAKFSKKGERHDA
- a CDS encoding efflux RND transporter periplasmic adaptor subunit, producing MNKKEVLHYAIALGLGAFVLVGCSGEKKDAHAGGMHAMPPLHVTTYTVKAENIPVSLEYPAKVKSMQQVNVVARVSGILEKKSFVEGSFVKAGESLYQIDSNRYEALVQEALADVGVKEATLKQATRDWDRIKVLFEQDAISKKERDSALSAYESAQASLKASQATLKKAQIDLGYTAVKAPISGLTSLNTQDIGSYVGSSSENLNLTTITQMDPIYVEFSLPDIELLKKRYTMNEAQWNSIAKAKLPVQISTPDGSVYDKVGTLDFLDSYVDEQTSTIKARATFANPNHSLIPGLFVRVNVGGLIYKDALSIPQKALLQDATGSYVYVAKEGKAAKVPVKAGTVHNDAYIIENGLHVNDVVITNNLTKLRPGSAIVVAEAKE
- a CDS encoding TetR/AcrR family transcriptional regulator; its protein translation is MAMKDHTCCISSFFKHLSGKAESRCAKIVDVAHRLFLDKGYENVSMNDIVKESGGSLSTLYKHFGNKSQLLIYVLEQKSEELFGEWGRQSANYEGRLEAFLMMIGTSYLDILVEDDAILFNRLAASLGYLEETKSINEKFLHVMMRPVTMVAEYLEHEKECGRIEVEDTMLCAHQFLSSLEEPFMFPRILGVETDVSEALRMKALKQIVTIFCRGIGVSKES